A genome region from Arthrobacter sp. V1I9 includes the following:
- a CDS encoding acetylornithine transaminase has product MNTTEKSSLTELVETAGHAGSEWLARYSTSLMGVFGTPQRVLVRGAGCLVWDADGKEYLDLLGGIAVNALGHANPFVTSVISSQLATLGHVSNFFTSPTQIALAEKLLSLTNAPSGSKVFFTNSGTEANEAAFKLARRNAGSTGTARTKIIALEGAFHGRTMGALALTAKEAYRAPFEPLPGGVVHLPFGDVNALEAALDETVAAVFLEPIQGEAGVRPLPSGYLRAARELTTKAGALLILDEVQTGIGRTGKWLASEDAGIVPDAVTLAKGLGGGFPIGALVTFGGGTSSLLTAGQHGTTFGGNPVATAAALATLHAIESQDVLANVAKVGEHLRSALAAIPGVTEVRGEGLLIGFDLDADVAPAVVQAGLEAGFIVNSPGPRTIRLAPPLVLTTAQADTFLAAFPAILQAAKDAQ; this is encoded by the coding sequence ATGAACACCACGGAAAAATCGTCACTGACAGAGCTCGTGGAGACCGCCGGCCACGCCGGATCCGAGTGGCTGGCCCGCTACTCCACGTCTTTGATGGGCGTGTTCGGCACCCCGCAGCGGGTCCTGGTGCGCGGTGCCGGCTGCCTGGTCTGGGATGCCGACGGCAAGGAGTACCTCGACCTGCTGGGCGGCATCGCGGTCAACGCCCTGGGCCACGCCAACCCGTTTGTCACGTCAGTCATCTCCAGCCAGCTGGCGACTCTCGGCCATGTCTCCAACTTCTTCACCAGCCCCACCCAGATCGCGCTGGCCGAAAAGCTTCTAAGCCTCACCAACGCGCCGTCCGGTTCCAAGGTGTTCTTCACCAATTCCGGAACCGAAGCCAACGAGGCTGCCTTCAAGCTGGCCCGCCGCAACGCGGGCTCTACCGGCACGGCGCGGACCAAAATCATCGCCCTCGAAGGCGCCTTCCACGGACGGACCATGGGCGCCCTGGCCTTGACTGCCAAGGAGGCGTACCGTGCGCCGTTCGAGCCACTGCCCGGTGGTGTGGTCCACCTTCCCTTCGGCGACGTTAACGCCCTGGAAGCCGCCCTCGACGAGACGGTGGCCGCGGTCTTCCTGGAGCCGATCCAGGGCGAAGCGGGCGTACGGCCCCTGCCTTCCGGCTACCTTCGGGCTGCACGGGAGCTGACCACCAAGGCGGGCGCGCTGCTGATCCTCGACGAGGTGCAGACGGGCATCGGACGAACCGGCAAGTGGCTGGCCAGCGAGGACGCGGGCATCGTGCCGGACGCTGTCACCCTGGCGAAGGGCCTGGGCGGCGGCTTCCCGATCGGTGCGCTGGTCACCTTCGGCGGCGGGACGTCGTCGTTGCTGACCGCTGGCCAGCATGGCACGACGTTTGGCGGCAACCCCGTGGCGACGGCGGCTGCCCTCGCCACCCTGCACGCCATCGAAAGCCAGGATGTCCTGGCGAACGTGGCAAAGGTGGGGGAGCACCTGCGGTCCGCGCTGGCGGCCATTCCGGGCGTCACCGAAGTCCGGGGCGAAGGTTTGCTCATCGGCTTCGACCTGGACGCGGACGTCGCCCCGGCCGTAGTGCAGGCGGGTCTCGAAGCAGGCTTCATCGTCAACAGCCCCGGGCCCCGCACCATCCGCCTGGCGCCGCCGCTGGTGCTCACCACCGCCCAAGCGGACACC
- a CDS encoding Pls/PosA family non-ribosomal peptide synthetase produces MTEQQSSSLATDGFPGPRPRYQPQLAGSAATPPARTLVDILQDTAERYPDASALDDGRESLSYAQLLAAVRAAGREMHLAGLGAGDKIGVRIPSGTNRLYISILAILLIGAAYVPVDADDPEERARLVFGEAKVAAVVTESGVAPDGSRPSPFPAARTAEADDDAWVIFTSGSTGTPKGVAVQHRSAAAFVDAEARIFLPAEPIGTSDRVLAGLSVAFDASCEEMWLAWRHGACLVPAPRALVRTGMDLGPWLISHGITVVSTVPTLAALWPAEALENVRLLIFGGEACPPELAERLAVDGREVWNTYGPTEATVVACAAPLGGPGPVRIGLPLDGWDLAVVDGEGVPVPEGTIGELIIGGVGLARYLDAAKDAEKYAPFPTLGWNRAYRSGDLVRYEAAGLVFMGRADEQVKLGGRRIELGEVDAALQALPGIAGAAAAVRTTAAGNQILVGYLAPAGATTPDLAAARELLAASLPAALVPLLTVVDSLPTKTSGKVDRHALPWPLAGSGADDADSAPLNLPDDARWIVEQWGAVLGIKATSLGADFFAAGGGSLAAAQLVSALRVRYPTITVADIYATPRVGALIDAARQSVPAGTVAGPAEARIVRPTARKSQVFQTLMGVPLHILVGMRWLTYLMAGNNLLAGLAGFAGAPTVSWWWVGASWLVFVSPAGRMGLSVAAARLLLRKVGPGTYPRSGKVHLRLWLAEQIQDLAGAVSLASAPWVPYYARALGATIGSNVHLHSLPPVTGFLSLGAGANVEPEVDLSGWWIDGDNVHIGAIRIGAGATVGARSTLMPGASIGAGGQVEPGSAVLGKVKAGQVVAGSPAERRGRAKQNWPAQPATSSLLARLWFTAFAAASTLLAMIPYLSAGAACLVVLLFIRGHSSLSEAWLPLLASLPLAALAWFAANLLLILGTTRLLGLGLREGYYRVRSRIGWQVWATERVLDLARDLLFPIYASLFTPVWLRLLGAKVGKNVEASTVLLLPKMTTVGEGAFLADDTMVASYELGGGWLRIAPAKIGKRSFLGNSGMTGAGRNVPKNSLVAVLSATPSKAKSGTSWLGSPPVRLRRTAIASDNSLTYQPPRRLKMARALWEACRFIPVVLTVGLAAGVLLAFDWLASANGYAVTALLGGLVMLLAGAVAAGSAVAAKWLLIGRINAGEHPLWSSFIWRNEVVDTFIEMVSAPWFARAATGTPALVWWLRALGAKIGSGTWCESYWLPEADLVSLGANSTVNRGCVVQTHLFHDRIMSIGPVTLEDGATMGPHGVILPQARIGHGGTVGPASLVMRGETVPAGTYWMGNPVSPWAGPALPRGK; encoded by the coding sequence GTGACCGAGCAACAAAGCAGCAGCCTTGCAACCGACGGCTTCCCCGGACCCAGGCCCCGTTACCAGCCGCAGTTGGCCGGGTCTGCCGCCACTCCCCCGGCAAGGACGCTGGTTGACATACTGCAGGACACGGCGGAACGCTACCCGGATGCCTCCGCCCTCGACGACGGCCGGGAATCCCTGAGCTATGCCCAGCTACTGGCAGCCGTCCGCGCGGCCGGCCGGGAAATGCACCTCGCCGGGCTCGGCGCCGGCGACAAGATCGGCGTTCGCATCCCGTCCGGCACCAACAGGCTGTACATCTCCATCCTTGCCATCCTGCTCATCGGGGCCGCCTACGTTCCCGTGGACGCGGATGATCCCGAGGAACGCGCAAGGCTGGTTTTCGGTGAAGCCAAGGTGGCCGCCGTCGTCACGGAAAGCGGAGTGGCTCCCGATGGCTCCAGGCCCTCGCCGTTCCCCGCCGCCCGGACAGCGGAGGCTGATGACGACGCCTGGGTGATCTTTACGTCCGGCTCCACGGGAACCCCCAAGGGCGTTGCAGTGCAGCACCGTTCCGCGGCTGCCTTCGTGGACGCGGAAGCCCGGATTTTCCTCCCGGCGGAGCCCATCGGCACGTCGGACCGGGTGCTGGCCGGGCTGTCAGTCGCGTTTGATGCCTCCTGCGAGGAGATGTGGCTGGCCTGGCGGCACGGCGCCTGCCTGGTCCCCGCACCGCGGGCCCTGGTCCGCACCGGCATGGACCTGGGTCCCTGGCTCATCAGCCATGGCATCACTGTGGTGTCAACAGTTCCCACCCTGGCTGCCCTCTGGCCAGCGGAAGCACTCGAAAACGTCCGGCTGCTGATTTTCGGCGGGGAGGCGTGCCCGCCTGAGCTTGCTGAACGGCTTGCCGTTGACGGCCGGGAAGTCTGGAATACCTACGGCCCCACCGAGGCCACCGTGGTGGCCTGTGCTGCACCACTGGGCGGGCCAGGTCCTGTGCGGATCGGGCTTCCCCTGGACGGCTGGGACCTGGCGGTAGTGGACGGGGAGGGCGTTCCGGTGCCGGAAGGAACCATTGGCGAACTCATCATCGGCGGTGTAGGGCTGGCCCGCTACCTGGACGCGGCCAAGGATGCCGAAAAGTACGCGCCCTTCCCAACGCTCGGCTGGAACCGCGCCTACCGCTCGGGCGACCTTGTCCGCTATGAAGCCGCGGGACTGGTCTTTATGGGCCGCGCTGACGAGCAGGTCAAACTGGGCGGACGCCGCATCGAACTCGGCGAGGTGGATGCTGCACTGCAGGCGCTGCCCGGCATCGCGGGTGCTGCGGCCGCTGTCCGGACGACGGCGGCCGGGAACCAGATCCTGGTGGGGTACCTTGCGCCCGCCGGGGCAACGACGCCGGACCTGGCTGCTGCCCGCGAACTCCTTGCTGCCAGCCTTCCGGCGGCCCTGGTTCCGCTGCTGACCGTCGTCGACTCCCTGCCAACCAAGACCAGCGGAAAGGTGGACCGGCACGCCCTGCCTTGGCCGCTTGCCGGTTCCGGCGCCGATGATGCAGACAGTGCCCCGCTGAACCTCCCCGACGACGCCCGGTGGATCGTTGAGCAGTGGGGCGCTGTCCTCGGCATCAAGGCAACCAGCCTCGGCGCCGACTTTTTCGCCGCCGGCGGTGGATCCCTTGCGGCAGCCCAACTCGTTTCTGCGCTCCGGGTCCGCTACCCCACCATCACGGTGGCGGACATCTACGCCACGCCGCGCGTCGGGGCCCTCATCGATGCAGCACGCCAGTCGGTGCCGGCGGGAACGGTGGCCGGTCCCGCCGAGGCCCGCATCGTCCGGCCCACCGCCCGCAAGTCCCAGGTTTTCCAGACACTGATGGGCGTGCCGCTGCACATTCTCGTGGGTATGCGCTGGCTGACCTACCTGATGGCAGGCAATAACCTGCTTGCCGGGCTGGCCGGCTTCGCCGGGGCGCCAACAGTGTCCTGGTGGTGGGTGGGTGCGTCCTGGCTGGTGTTCGTCAGTCCTGCCGGGCGCATGGGCCTGTCGGTGGCAGCGGCCCGTCTCCTGCTCCGGAAGGTTGGGCCGGGGACCTATCCCAGGTCGGGCAAAGTCCATCTGCGGCTGTGGTTGGCTGAGCAGATCCAGGACCTGGCCGGAGCGGTGAGCCTGGCCAGCGCACCCTGGGTTCCCTATTACGCGCGGGCTTTGGGCGCGACGATCGGCAGCAACGTGCACCTGCACTCGCTGCCGCCGGTAACCGGCTTTCTCTCGCTGGGCGCCGGAGCGAACGTGGAGCCTGAGGTGGACCTTTCGGGCTGGTGGATCGACGGCGACAACGTGCACATCGGCGCGATCCGCATCGGCGCGGGCGCCACGGTGGGCGCCCGAAGCACCCTGATGCCCGGCGCCAGCATCGGGGCCGGCGGGCAGGTGGAGCCGGGTTCGGCAGTCCTGGGCAAGGTCAAGGCAGGCCAGGTTGTGGCCGGGTCCCCTGCAGAACGCCGGGGCAGGGCAAAACAGAATTGGCCGGCTCAGCCCGCCACCAGCTCGTTACTGGCCCGGCTTTGGTTTACGGCATTCGCTGCCGCCAGCACCCTGCTGGCCATGATTCCCTACCTTTCCGCAGGAGCCGCCTGCCTGGTGGTTCTCCTGTTCATCAGGGGCCACAGTTCGCTGTCGGAGGCCTGGCTTCCCCTGCTTGCTTCCTTGCCTCTTGCCGCCCTTGCCTGGTTCGCCGCGAACCTGCTCCTGATCCTGGGCACGACGCGCCTGCTGGGACTGGGCCTGCGCGAAGGCTACTACCGTGTCCGCAGCCGGATCGGCTGGCAGGTTTGGGCCACGGAACGCGTTCTTGACCTGGCCCGGGACCTCCTGTTCCCCATTTATGCCAGCCTGTTCACCCCTGTCTGGCTCCGCCTGCTGGGAGCAAAGGTCGGCAAGAACGTGGAAGCCTCCACCGTGCTGTTGCTTCCCAAGATGACCACAGTGGGCGAGGGCGCATTCCTGGCCGATGACACAATGGTGGCCTCATACGAGCTCGGCGGCGGCTGGCTGCGGATCGCACCGGCCAAGATCGGCAAGCGGTCGTTCCTCGGCAACTCGGGAATGACCGGGGCGGGCCGCAATGTTCCGAAGAACTCCCTGGTGGCCGTGCTCTCGGCAACGCCGTCGAAAGCCAAGTCCGGTACGTCCTGGCTGGGAAGCCCTCCCGTCCGGCTGCGCCGCACCGCCATCGCATCAGACAACTCGCTCACCTACCAGCCGCCACGCAGGCTGAAGATGGCCCGGGCGCTGTGGGAAGCCTGCCGGTTCATTCCCGTGGTGTTGACGGTGGGACTGGCCGCCGGCGTCCTGCTGGCCTTCGATTGGCTGGCCTCGGCCAACGGTTATGCCGTAACTGCCCTGCTCGGCGGTTTGGTGATGCTGCTGGCAGGAGCAGTGGCTGCCGGGAGCGCCGTGGCGGCCAAGTGGCTGCTCATTGGCCGGATCAACGCAGGTGAGCACCCCCTGTGGAGTTCATTTATCTGGCGCAATGAAGTGGTGGATACGTTTATCGAGATGGTCAGCGCGCCCTGGTTTGCCCGCGCCGCCACCGGCACCCCTGCCCTTGTGTGGTGGCTGCGCGCCCTCGGCGCCAAAATCGGTTCCGGGACGTGGTGCGAGAGCTACTGGCTGCCGGAGGCGGATCTCGTTTCCCTGGGTGCGAACTCCACCGTCAACAGGGGCTGCGTGGTGCAAACCCACCTGTTCCACGACCGCATCATGAGCATTGGCCCTGTTACGCTCGAAGACGGGGCAACGATGGGACCGCATGGTGTCATCCTCCCGCAGGCACGGATCGGCCACGGCGGAACAGTTGGCCCCGCGTCGCTGGTGATGCGCGGGGAAACAGTACCGGCTGGCACCTACTGGATGGGCAACCCCGTCAGCCCGTGGGCCGGGCCGGCCCTGCCGCGGGGGAAATGA
- the argJ gene encoding bifunctional glutamate N-acetyltransferase/amino-acid acetyltransferase ArgJ yields the protein MTITAPQGFRAAGVTAGLKASGNPDLALVVNDGPTKSAAAVFTSNRVAAAPVHWSRQVVSDGRVDAVVLNSGGANACTGPTGFQNTHSTAEKVAEVLGISATDVFVCSTGLIGEQLPMDKILPGVEAAAAALSTDGGPAAGTAIMTTDSVPKAALFIGTDADGQEFTIGGIAKGAGMLAPGLATMLVVLTTDAVVEPELLDVVLRDSTRVTFDRADSDGCMSTNDTVVLLASGASGAVPSAESFGAGLTQVCAELARKLIADAEGASHDIAIRTFNAASEADAETVSRSVARSNLFKAAIFGKDPNWGRVLSAVGTTDAAFEPDQLNVAINGIQICRNGSIGDDRSLVDLEPREVLVEIDLQAGDAEATIWTNDLTHDYVHENSAYSS from the coding sequence GTGACCATTACCGCACCCCAAGGATTCCGGGCCGCCGGCGTCACCGCGGGACTCAAGGCCTCCGGCAACCCGGACCTTGCCCTGGTGGTCAACGATGGGCCCACGAAATCTGCAGCCGCCGTATTTACCAGCAACCGGGTGGCTGCCGCCCCTGTCCATTGGTCCCGACAGGTGGTTTCGGACGGCCGGGTGGACGCCGTGGTCCTCAACTCCGGCGGAGCGAATGCCTGCACCGGACCCACCGGCTTTCAAAACACCCACAGCACCGCCGAAAAAGTGGCCGAAGTACTCGGCATCTCGGCCACCGATGTTTTTGTCTGCTCCACGGGCCTGATCGGCGAGCAGCTGCCCATGGACAAGATCCTCCCGGGCGTGGAGGCCGCCGCCGCTGCCCTCAGCACTGATGGCGGACCTGCCGCCGGCACCGCCATCATGACCACCGACTCGGTTCCCAAGGCTGCGTTGTTTATCGGCACCGATGCGGACGGCCAGGAATTCACCATCGGCGGCATCGCCAAGGGCGCCGGCATGCTGGCACCGGGCCTCGCCACCATGCTGGTGGTCCTCACCACAGACGCCGTGGTGGAACCGGAATTGCTCGACGTCGTCCTCCGCGATTCCACCCGCGTCACCTTTGACCGGGCGGACTCCGACGGCTGCATGTCCACCAATGACACGGTGGTCCTGCTGGCCTCCGGGGCCTCCGGTGCCGTGCCGTCCGCCGAATCCTTCGGCGCCGGCCTCACCCAGGTGTGCGCCGAGCTGGCCCGGAAGCTGATTGCTGACGCCGAAGGGGCCAGCCACGACATCGCCATCCGGACCTTCAACGCCGCCAGTGAAGCGGACGCCGAAACGGTCAGCCGCTCCGTGGCACGGTCCAACCTCTTCAAAGCCGCCATCTTCGGCAAGGACCCCAACTGGGGCCGGGTGCTCTCCGCCGTCGGCACCACTGACGCGGCGTTCGAACCGGACCAGCTCAACGTGGCCATCAATGGAATCCAGATCTGCCGGAACGGCAGCATCGGCGATGACCGCAGCCTGGTGGACCTGGAACCGCGCGAGGTGCTGGTGGAAATCGACCTGCAGGCCGGCGACGCCGAGGCCACCATCTGGACGAATGACCTCACCCACGACTACGTGCACGAGAACAGCGCCTACTCAAGCTGA
- the argC gene encoding N-acetyl-gamma-glutamyl-phosphate reductase encodes MTISVAVSGASGYAGGEVLRLLAGHPDVTIGAITAHSNAGSRLGELQPHLHGLASRILEDTTVENLSGHDVVFLALPHGASADIAAQLPEGTVVIDAGADHRLQDPAAWEKFYGSAHAGTWPYGLPELPGQREVLKGASRIAVPGCYPTSALLALTPGFAAHLLQPDDVVIVSASGTSGAGKAAKVNLIGAEVMGSMSPYGVGGGHRHTPEIEQGLSNAAGEQVTVSFTPTLAPMSRGILTTATAKVKPGTTAEQLRQAWTDAYDDEPFVHVLPEGQWPATKSVQGSNHAVMQLAFDAHTGRVVVTCAIDNLTKGTAGGAVQSMNIALGLAETAGLDLQGVAP; translated from the coding sequence ATGACTATTTCTGTTGCAGTCTCAGGTGCCAGCGGCTACGCCGGCGGGGAGGTGCTGCGCCTCCTTGCGGGCCACCCGGACGTGACAATCGGAGCCATCACGGCGCACAGCAACGCAGGTTCCCGCCTGGGTGAGCTGCAGCCCCACCTTCACGGCCTTGCCAGCCGCATCCTTGAGGACACCACCGTGGAGAACCTCTCGGGCCACGACGTCGTCTTCCTCGCGCTGCCCCACGGGGCCTCTGCCGACATCGCTGCCCAGCTTCCGGAGGGCACAGTGGTGATCGACGCCGGCGCCGACCACCGCCTGCAGGACCCGGCAGCATGGGAGAAGTTCTACGGCTCAGCCCACGCCGGCACGTGGCCTTATGGCCTGCCCGAACTGCCCGGCCAGCGTGAAGTCCTTAAAGGCGCAAGCCGGATCGCCGTGCCTGGCTGCTATCCGACGTCGGCCCTGCTGGCACTGACGCCAGGGTTCGCCGCCCACCTCCTCCAGCCCGACGACGTCGTCATCGTTTCCGCCTCCGGCACCTCCGGCGCGGGCAAGGCAGCGAAAGTCAACCTGATCGGCGCCGAGGTGATGGGCTCGATGAGCCCCTACGGCGTTGGCGGCGGCCACCGGCACACCCCCGAGATCGAGCAGGGCCTGTCCAATGCGGCAGGGGAGCAGGTGACAGTTTCCTTCACGCCCACCCTTGCACCCATGAGCCGCGGGATTCTCACCACCGCGACGGCGAAGGTCAAGCCGGGAACCACTGCGGAACAGCTGCGCCAGGCGTGGACCGACGCCTACGACGACGAGCCGTTTGTGCACGTACTGCCGGAGGGCCAGTGGCCGGCCACAAAATCCGTCCAGGGATCAAACCACGCCGTCATGCAGCTGGCCTTTGACGCGCACACCGGCCGGGTGGTTGTCACCTGCGCCATCGACAACCTCACCAAGGGGACCGCCGGCGGCGCCGTCCAGTCCATGAACATCGCACTCGGCCTGGCGGAAACTGCCGGCCTTGACCTGCAGGGAGTAGCCCCGTGA
- a CDS encoding M1 family metallopeptidase — MSSPESVRGTSTREPGPDLRSDRYVAHHGTDAYSVTRYELELDYRLASNRLNGRALLHAVANRAASAVVLDLVGLRAVKVQFNGRRVRRFSQRAEQLVVHLETALVPGEGFTVDIRYEGNPAPRRGLWGEVGWEELTDGVLVAGQPNGAPSWFPCNDHPRDKAAYRISVTTDADYRAVCNGVLAGHTRGSSRETWTYEQHEPMATYLATVQIGRYDVLVLDDGSAGGVVQTVAVPPALADASEAGLSRQRDMMAAFVRRFGPYPFPGYTVVVTDDVLEIPLEAQSLSILGRNHLSPDWESQRLIAHELSHQWFGNSLTVAAWHDIWLHEGFACYAEWIWSEEAGLITAHQRAASAWRGLSAAEQDLLVGDPGPALMFDDRVYKRGALALHALRRHCGDLAFFALLQEWTRTHRHGSVSTADFVLLANRVAGIDAEAVLHPWLFELALPPLPA, encoded by the coding sequence ATGAGCTCGCCAGAATCAGTCCGCGGAACCTCCACCCGCGAGCCCGGACCCGACCTGCGGTCCGACCGCTATGTGGCCCACCACGGCACTGACGCCTACAGTGTGACGCGCTACGAGCTGGAGCTGGACTACAGGCTGGCGAGCAACCGGCTGAACGGCAGGGCGCTGCTCCACGCGGTGGCCAACCGGGCTGCTTCGGCTGTTGTGCTTGACCTGGTGGGGCTCCGGGCAGTCAAAGTGCAGTTCAACGGGCGCCGGGTGCGCCGCTTTTCGCAGCGGGCCGAGCAATTGGTGGTGCATCTGGAAACCGCCCTGGTTCCCGGCGAGGGTTTCACCGTGGACATCCGTTACGAGGGCAATCCCGCTCCCCGCCGCGGCCTGTGGGGCGAGGTGGGCTGGGAAGAACTGACCGACGGCGTGCTGGTGGCCGGACAACCCAACGGCGCCCCCTCCTGGTTTCCCTGCAATGACCACCCCCGGGACAAGGCCGCCTACCGCATTTCGGTCACCACGGACGCGGACTACCGCGCCGTCTGCAACGGCGTGCTGGCCGGCCACACGCGCGGGTCCAGCAGGGAGACCTGGACCTACGAGCAGCACGAGCCGATGGCCACGTATCTGGCCACGGTTCAGATCGGCAGGTATGACGTCCTGGTCCTCGACGACGGTTCCGCCGGCGGCGTAGTGCAGACCGTGGCTGTGCCCCCGGCCCTGGCTGATGCCTCGGAGGCCGGGCTGAGCCGGCAGCGCGACATGATGGCTGCCTTCGTCCGGCGCTTCGGCCCCTACCCTTTCCCAGGTTACACCGTGGTGGTGACTGATGACGTCCTGGAGATCCCGCTGGAAGCTCAATCATTGTCGATCCTGGGCCGGAACCACCTCAGCCCGGACTGGGAATCCCAGCGGCTGATTGCCCATGAGCTTTCGCACCAGTGGTTCGGCAACTCCCTGACCGTTGCAGCCTGGCACGACATCTGGCTGCATGAGGGTTTCGCCTGCTACGCGGAATGGATCTGGTCCGAGGAAGCCGGCCTTATAACCGCCCACCAGCGGGCGGCGTCGGCGTGGCGGGGGTTGTCTGCTGCCGAACAGGACCTGCTGGTCGGGGATCCAGGGCCGGCCCTGATGTTTGACGACCGCGTCTACAAGCGCGGCGCGCTGGCACTGCACGCGCTCCGCCGGCATTGCGGGGATCTTGCCTTCTTCGCGCTGCTGCAGGAATGGACCAGGACCCACCGCCACGGATCGGTGTCAACGGCAGATTTCGTGCTGCTGGCGAACCGCGTGGCGGGCATCGATGCCGAAGCGGTGCTCCACCCCTGGCTCTTTGAGCTGGCGCTTCCGCCGCTTCCTGCTTAG
- a CDS encoding quinone oxidoreductase, which yields MTHAIVAGQAGGPEVLSYVPVERPIPGPGQLLIQVAAAGVNFIDTYKRSGVYKVQYPFIPGSEAAGTVVGLGAGVTGFAEGDRIATAEGADCYAGYALVDADKALPVPDGLDDATAAALPLQGLTAHYLINSTFKVEAGHNVLLHAGAGGVGLLLIQLLKAKGARVITTVSTDEKEALALGAGADHVLRYRGFDKAVRDLTDGKGVDVVYDGVGRDTFDGSLSALHVRGTLALFGAASGPVPPVDPQRLNAGGSLFLTRPTMAHYLQDAAERRWRSDEMFAAAADGSLKIRIGAEYPLAEAAQAHRDLEGRRTTGKVVLIP from the coding sequence ATGACGCACGCCATTGTCGCCGGGCAAGCCGGTGGTCCCGAAGTCCTGTCCTACGTGCCCGTTGAGCGCCCCATTCCCGGCCCCGGGCAACTGTTGATCCAGGTAGCGGCAGCCGGCGTGAACTTCATCGACACCTACAAGCGCAGCGGCGTGTACAAGGTCCAGTATCCCTTCATCCCCGGCTCCGAAGCAGCGGGAACAGTTGTAGGTCTCGGCGCAGGGGTCACCGGATTCGCCGAGGGCGACCGGATAGCCACGGCTGAGGGCGCCGACTGCTACGCCGGCTATGCCCTGGTGGACGCGGATAAAGCCTTGCCTGTGCCGGATGGACTGGACGATGCCACCGCGGCCGCCCTCCCGCTGCAGGGCCTGACTGCCCATTACCTAATCAATTCCACCTTCAAGGTTGAAGCCGGCCACAATGTCCTGCTGCACGCCGGCGCGGGCGGGGTGGGGCTGCTGCTCATCCAGCTCCTCAAGGCCAAAGGCGCACGGGTCATCACCACGGTATCCACGGACGAGAAGGAAGCCCTCGCGCTCGGCGCCGGGGCGGACCACGTCCTGCGGTACCGCGGCTTCGACAAAGCCGTGCGCGACCTCACCGACGGCAAGGGCGTTGACGTTGTGTACGACGGCGTCGGCAGGGACACCTTCGACGGTTCCCTTAGCGCCCTCCACGTTCGGGGCACGCTGGCCCTGTTCGGCGCGGCCTCGGGTCCCGTCCCGCCGGTGGATCCGCAACGCCTGAACGCAGGCGGCTCCCTTTTCCTGACCAGGCCCACCATGGCCCACTACCTGCAGGACGCGGCGGAACGGCGCTGGCGCTCAGATGAGATGTTCGCCGCCGCCGCGGACGGCAGCCTCAAAATCCGGATCGGCGCCGAGTATCCGCTGGCGGAGGCCGCCCAGGCGCACCGCGACCTCGAGGGGCGCCGCACCACCGGCAAGGTGGTCCTCATTCCGTAG
- the argB gene encoding acetylglutamate kinase, which translates to MNTRTRENTTMLDAQSKAGTLIEALPWIQRFAGTTMVIKYGGNAMVNDELRRAFAEDIVFLHHVGIHPVVVHGGGPQINAMLARLGIESEFKGGLRVTTPEAMDVVRMVLTGQVGRELVGLINSHGPYAVGMSGEDGGLLRAVRTGTVVDGEEVDLGLVGEVVGVNPEGILDILAAGRIPVISTVAPEIEGDALPADGRVQTTGQVLNVNADTAAAAVAEALGASKLVILTDVEGLYANWPDKSSLISSLKASDLRELLPSLESGMIPKMEACLKAIDGGVERAHIVDGRLAHSMLLETFTTAGIGTQVVPDEEING; encoded by the coding sequence ATGAACACCCGCACCCGCGAGAACACCACCATGCTCGATGCCCAAAGCAAGGCCGGCACGCTGATCGAGGCGCTGCCCTGGATCCAGCGCTTTGCCGGTACCACCATGGTGATCAAGTACGGCGGCAATGCCATGGTCAATGACGAACTGCGCCGCGCCTTCGCCGAGGACATTGTTTTCCTGCACCACGTGGGAATCCATCCCGTTGTGGTGCACGGCGGCGGCCCGCAAATCAACGCCATGCTGGCCCGGCTGGGCATCGAGTCCGAGTTCAAGGGCGGCCTGCGGGTCACCACACCTGAGGCCATGGACGTGGTGCGTATGGTTCTGACCGGCCAGGTGGGACGCGAACTCGTGGGGCTCATCAACTCCCACGGCCCCTACGCTGTGGGCATGTCCGGCGAAGACGGCGGGCTGCTGCGGGCCGTCCGCACCGGCACGGTCGTGGACGGCGAAGAGGTGGACCTGGGCCTTGTGGGTGAAGTGGTGGGAGTGAACCCGGAAGGAATCCTGGACATCCTCGCCGCCGGCCGCATCCCGGTGATCTCCACCGTTGCACCGGAAATCGAGGGCGACGCGCTTCCTGCCGACGGCCGCGTCCAGACCACCGGGCAGGTGCTCAACGTCAACGCGGACACCGCAGCGGCAGCCGTTGCCGAAGCCCTCGGAGCGTCCAAGCTGGTGATCCTCACCGACGTCGAAGGCCTCTACGCCAACTGGCCGGACAAGTCCTCGCTGATCTCCTCCCTGAAGGCATCAGACCTGCGCGAGCTCCTGCCCTCCCTGGAATCCGGCATGATCCCCAAGATGGAAGCCTGCCTCAAGGCGATCGACGGCGGGGTGGAACGCGCGCACATCGTGGACGGTCGCCTGGCGCACTCCATGCTGCTGGAAACATTCACGACGGCGGGCATCGGCACGCAGGTCGTCCCCGACGAGGAGATCAACGGATGA